A single region of the Marinobacter nanhaiticus D15-8W genome encodes:
- a CDS encoding FAD:protein FMN transferase, translated as MTTPITMEFWSESEADAGRISQRVFDEFDRIDRQMSRYREDSELSAVNRTAAERPVKVSDGLFQVFMKAEAVSELSGGAFDISFGSVGYMYDYREKHQPTAEQIQQNLPHINYHDIVLDKDEQTVFFRQQGLLTDMGGIAKGYAVDRGIDILRAEGIRHARLSAGGDMRLLGDKRGRPWIVGVRDPRNESANAVVLPLSDVAISTSGDYERFFIDENGERVHHIISPKNGRPVKGVQSVTILGTNALTTDGLSTAVFVLGVEKGLTMINQLAGVDAIIIDEQRRMHYSAGLLDPKGGSESE; from the coding sequence ATGACGACGCCCATCACCATGGAGTTCTGGAGTGAGAGCGAGGCGGACGCCGGACGGATCAGCCAGCGAGTGTTCGACGAGTTCGATCGCATCGACCGGCAGATGAGTCGGTACCGGGAAGATTCGGAGTTGTCGGCGGTGAACCGGACGGCGGCGGAGCGTCCGGTCAAGGTGAGCGATGGGCTGTTCCAGGTTTTCATGAAGGCTGAGGCCGTCTCCGAGCTCAGTGGCGGCGCCTTCGATATCAGCTTCGGTTCGGTGGGGTACATGTACGACTACCGCGAAAAGCACCAGCCCACGGCCGAACAGATCCAGCAGAACCTGCCACATATCAACTACCACGATATCGTCCTGGACAAGGACGAACAGACAGTCTTCTTTCGTCAGCAGGGTTTGCTGACCGACATGGGCGGTATCGCCAAAGGCTACGCGGTGGACCGGGGCATTGATATTCTCAGGGCCGAAGGTATCCGACATGCGCGGCTGAGTGCCGGCGGCGACATGCGGTTGCTGGGCGACAAGCGCGGCAGGCCCTGGATCGTCGGCGTACGGGATCCGCGCAACGAGAGTGCCAACGCGGTCGTCCTGCCGCTATCCGATGTTGCGATTTCCACCTCCGGGGACTACGAGCGCTTCTTTATCGACGAGAACGGCGAGCGGGTTCATCACATCATCTCGCCCAAGAACGGCCGTCCGGTCAAAGGTGTGCAAAGCGTAACCATACTCGGGACCAACGCGTTGACCACCGACGGGTTGTCGACAGCGGTATTCGTGCTGGGCGTGGAGAAGGGGTTGACGATGATCAACCAGTTGGCCGGGGTCGACGCCATCATTATCGACGAGCAGCGGCGGATGCATTATTCGGCGGGGTTGCTGGATCCGAAGGGGGGTTCCGAATCCGAGTAG